A stretch of Gadus macrocephalus chromosome 17, ASM3116895v1 DNA encodes these proteins:
- the lrp10 gene encoding low-density lipoprotein receptor-related protein 10: MSVSYNLCNLIVLCLIAGSNFKPASSSARCGHAPQILDGKQGDITSSSYHNWSYRFGSIYDCWIIQGNEDEPIILSFSQFSTRCKKEWVSLNSSSSGREPVVLCGPTLPDPIEFPGGNVTVVHHFLPHLFPVSSFLLSYSRDSAECPPASFECASGRCLPLSWRCNGRVECLGEGLGADERGCDGEEEEEEEEEKDAKRTTTAGMTTSPGRSRGPPTRPPAGSPTPPGPPPPSAAEDWPCGGVLQTFYGTFAPPFNRGASMVCVWTVDPQDPRPLKLDLQQLELGPRDRLAIYNRQEGSGEVIKIVTSSSNYKSVQVESRTGLLSLSYHAAAGSPGRGFNATFRVGGYCPPWEQRCGGSAGGCFTREQRCDGRWDCPETGRDEAGCRGCGREQFACGGGAGQRTAVPVSVAGRMMGRPVCYPAGERCNYQLYCADGSDERDCTVCQPGTFHCDSDRCVFESWRCDGQVDCKDGTDELNCTVVLPRKVITAATVGSLVCGLLLVIAMACTCKLYSLRTREYSMFAPISRQEAELIQQQAPPSYGQLIAQGVIPPVEDFPTENPNEATSLSLRGILQLLRQDTAASPRRRRRPRFVRRAVRRLRRWGFLPRTPSRPAHAAGSASSGQPPQADGSSSSAAGAPPPASTTGVSLAVEAVNQPVPHKLGLLAQATPTSPAQADSPMFSAPSPPPPPYAPPAPDAEAPRTPPRGGQGPAPAPSSPSLASIFQSLGQRISLFRPSPSFSSSFSSSNSMPLSASPSFSTTSCSSSSTSDDEVLLIPLAEDAVSEDDVPMLT, from the exons ATGAGTGTCTCATACAACCTATGTAACCTCATAGTGCTCTGCCTCATAG CAGGCAGCAATTTCAAACCCGCATCCTCTTCTG CTCGATGTGGTCATGCCCCACAAATACTGGACGGTAAGCAGGGGGATATCACAAGCTCGTCCTACCATAACTGGTCCTACCGCTTCGGATCCATCTATGACTGCTGGATCATCCAAGGGAACGAGGATGAGCCCATCATTCTCAG ctTCTCCCAGTTCTCGACGCGCTGCAAGAAGGAATGGGTGTCCCTGAATTCGTCGTCGTCGGGCCGTGAGCCGGTGGTCCTCTGCGGCCCCACGTTGCCCGACCCCATCGAGTTCCCCGGGGGTAACGTCACGGTGGTGCACCACTTCCTGCCCCACCTGTTTCCTGTGTCGTCCTTCCTGCTGAGCTACAGCAGAG ACAGCGCCGAGTGCCCGCCGGCCTCCTTTGAGTGCGCCAGCGGCCGCTGCCTCCCCCTGTCCTGGCGCTGCAACGGCCGGGTGGAGTGTCTGGGGGAGGGGCTCGGCGCCGACGAGCGGGGCtgtgacggggaggaggaggaggaggaggaggaggagaaggacgcCAA AAGGACGACTACAGCCGGGATGACTACCAGCCCTGGGCGGAGCCGAGGCCCGCCCACCCGCCCTCCGGCAGGCAGCCCAACGccacccggccccccccccccctcggcggCGGAGGACTGGCCCTGCGGGGGGGTCCTGCAGACCTTCTACGGGACCTTTGCCCCGCCTTTCAACCGCGGGGCCTCGATGGTGTGCGTGTGGACCGTGGACCCCCAGGACCCTCGGCCCTTGAAGCTGGACCTCCAGCAGCTGGAGCTGGGCCCCAGGGACAGGCTGGCCATCTACAACCGCCAGGAGGGCTCCGGAGAGGTCATCAAAatc GTGACCAGCAGCTCCAACTACAAGTCGGTGCAGGTGGAGTCGCGGACGGGCCTGCTGTCGCTCTCCTACCACGCCGCGGCCGGCTCCCCGGGCCGCGGCTTCAACGCCACCTTCCGCGTGGGCGGCTACTGCCCGCCGTGGGAGCAGCGCTGCGGGGGCTCGGCGGGGGGGTGCTTCACCCGCGAGCAGCGCTGCGACGGCCGCTGGGACTGCCCCGAGACGGGGCGCGACGAGGCGGGCTGCCGGGGCTGCGGCCGCGAGCAGTTTGCGTGCGGGGGCGGAGCCGGGCAGCGGACGGCGGTGCCGGTGTCGGTGGCGGGCCGCATGATGGGGCGTCCCGTGTGCTACCCGGCCGGGGAGAGGTGCAACTACCAGCTGTACTGCGCCGACGGCAGCGACGAGAGGGACTGCACCGTGTGCCAGCCCGGGACCTTCCACTGCGACAGCGACCG gtgtgtgtttgagagctgGCGCTGCGACGGCCAGGTGGACTGCAAGGACGGCACGGACGAGCTCAACTGCACCGTGGTCCTGCCCCGCAAGGTCATCACCGCGGCGACCGTGGGCAGCCTGGTGTGCGGCCTGCTGCTGGTCATCGCCATGGCGTGCACCTGCAAGCTCTACTCCCTCCGGACCCGCGAGTACAG CATGTTCGCTCCAATCAGCCGCCAGGAGGCGGAGCTCATCCAGCAGCAGGCCCCGCCCTCCTACGGTCAGCTGATCGCCCAGGGCGTCATCCCGCCAGTGGAGGACTTCCCTACAGAGAACCCCAATGAG gccacctccctctccctgcggGGGATCCTCCAGCTGCTGCGGCAGGACACGGCCGCCTCCCCCCGCCGTCGACGCCGCCCGCGCTTCGTCCGCCGCGCCGTCCGTCGCCTGAGGAGGTGGGGCTTCCTCCCGCGCACCCCCTCCAGGCCCGCCCACGCcgccggctccgcctcctcggGTCAGCCGCCCCAGGCggacggctcctcctcctccgccgccgggGCCCCTCCCCCGGCGTCGACCACCGGCGTCTCCCTGGCGGTGGAGGCCGTCAACCAGCCCGTGCCGCACAAGCTGGGCCTGTTGGcgcaggccacgcccacttcccCGGCCCAGGCCGACTCCCCGATGTTCTCCGCCCCGTCcccgccgccccctccctacgCCCCCCCGGCGCCCGACGCGGAGGCCCCCCGCACGCCCCCCCGCGGTGGccaaggccccgcccccgcgccCAGCAGCCCCTCCCTGGCCTCCATCTTCCAGTCGCTGGGCCAGAGAATCTCGCTGTTCAGGCCCTCcccgtccttctcctcgtccttcTCCTCATCCAACTCCATGCCTCTGTCGGCGTcgccctccttctccaccacctcctgctcctcctcctccacctcggacGACGAGGTGCTGCTGATCCCGCTGGCGGAGGACGCCGTCTCCGAGGACGACGTGCCCATGCTGACGTGA
- the LOC132445628 gene encoding uncharacterized protein LOC132445628: protein MTAILFTWVFLQAILLWDIECSPIKKGFAPQYKGGYSQDPWGAQPKEQLYPSHETSGSMSGPGAQGLSSGALPSPPPTGFNGGYSSPTGSSQGSWAIPPRMFSGGSRAASDSHAGPKGQMAGPSSAPPPGPEFVPGELLNIESTMEDGRYESETQERGVPPPPSYEAAVGQAEAFPSPAALMPQASLGYFYPYDAMFITGQYPPGTYTQSSSSVDRGRDDWQENRYIQYDYPAKDQEQQMQSYSQYSDQSYQPVEPEGPGKGQDVEQQFQAYEGQWVG, encoded by the exons ATGACAGCAATCCTCTTTACATG GGTCTTCCTCCAAGCTATCCTGCTTTGGGATATCGAATGTAGCCCTATTAAAAAAG GGTTTGCCCCACAGTATAAAGGCGGGTATTCTCAAGATCCGTGGGGGGCCCAACCCAAAGAGCAGCTGTACCCCAGCCATGAAACCTCTGGCTCCATGTCTGGACCCGGTGCACAGGGTTTGTCCTCGGGGGCGctgccttctcctccccctacaGGATTCAACGGAGGCTATTCTTCCCCAACAGGCTCATCTCAAG GCTCCTGGGCAATTCCTCCACGCATGTTCTCTGGTGGGTCGAGAGCCGCTTCCGACAGCCACGCTGGCCCCAAGGGACAAATGGCCGGCCCCAGTAGTGCACCCCCACCTGGACCAGAGTTCGTCCCAGGAGAGCTGCTCAACATCGAGAGCACAATGGAGGACGGACGCTATGAGTCTGAGACCCAGGAACGCGGTGTACCCCCACCGCCATCGTATGAAGCTGCTGTAGGACAGGCTGAGGCCTTCCCCAGCCCTGCAGCCCTTATGCCCCAGGCTTCATTAGGATATTTCTACCCTTACGATGCGATGTTCATCACTGGCCAGTATCCTCCGGGAACCTACACCCAGTCCAGCAGTAGTGTTGATCGTGGCAGAGATGACTGGCAGGAAAACCGCTACATCCAATATGACTACCCCGCCAAGGACCAGGAACAGCAGATGCAGAGTTACTCACAATACTCGGATCAGAGCTACCAGCCGGTTGAGCCAGAAGGACCTGGAAAAGGCCAGGATGTGGAGCAGCAGTTCCAGGCCTATGAAGGTCAATGGGTAGGCTGA